A window of Cellulomonas wangleii genomic DNA:
GACGACGGCGGCGCCACTTCAGCGCGAGCACCACCAGCACGGGCGACAGCAGGAGCAGCACCCCACCGAGCCCGATGCCGACCCACGCCGCGACGCGCAGCCACACGGCCAGCCCGGAGTCGTCCTGCGCGGGGTCCTCCGTCTGCGGCTGCTCGGTGTCGTCGTCGGGCGGCGTGACACGGTCGGGCGGGAGCGCGGGGGGCTGGACGACCTGCGGCTGCGGGTCGGTGTCCGTCTCCTCCTGCTCCTGCTCCGGTGTGCGCGAGCGCGGCGGCGTCACGTCGAACGGCACCCAGCCGTGACCGGCGAACGCGACCTCGACCCACGCCTGGACGTCGCGCCCGCGGATCTCGACGGCGCCGTCCTCGTCCGTCGGCGCCACGCCCTCGCCGTCGTCGTCGCCCGACCCCGGCACGAACCCCAGGACGACGCGGGCCGGCAGGCCCATCTCGTGGATCATCAGCGCCGCGGCCGCGGCGTACTGCTCGCCGTCGCCCACCATGAGGTCGCCGGCCACCAGGTCGGCCAGGCGTGCCGCCCCGTGCCCCGAGAGCGACGGGTGGTCGCCCGCGTCGGTGATGCCGTGGCTGAAGTAGCCCTGCTCCGCGAGGTGCACGGCGATGGCCTCGGTGATCTGCACGGCGGTGCCGGCGTCGCGCGCGATGTCCGTCGCGGCCACGGAGACCGCCTGCACGTCCCGCGAGGCGGGCTGCACGACCGGGCCGGCACCGGCGTCGCCGATGTCGTCCGCACCGGGCACCGGCGGCACGACGACGTCCAGCGCGTAGGTCATCCCCTCGCGCAGGCCCGAGGTGACCACGGCCCCGCCGGTCGCGTCGTTGTACCGCAGGTCCCCCGTGGCGCGCCCCAGGTCGATCGCAGCGGCGTACCCGACGGTCGGCAGCCACACCCCCTGCAGCGCCCCGACGGTCACCTCGACGCGCGCGCGCTCACCGTCGACCGGCACCTCGATCCGGTCCCCGACGCGCCGGAACTCACCGGACGCCTGCGCGGTCCCGTCACCCGCCACGTTGAAGACCACGCCGTCGTACCGGTCGAACGTGGCCAGCCGGACACGCGCCCCCTCGGGCAGCCCGTCCACGGTCAGCAGCACGGTCTCGTCGAGCTTGACGAGGCGCCGGAACGCGGCGAGCGGGCTCGGGTAGTCGCGGGGGTCGAACGGCGGCACGATCTCGTCGCGGACGACGACGCGCGGCTCGTCCGCGACCACGAGGGGCCCCCCGAGCAGTCCCCCGGTCAGCGCGACGGCCGCCAGCGCGCCCGTGGCGACGACACGTCGCGGCCGCCACCGGCCGGTCCGCCACGACGCCCACGTCAGCCCCAGCACGGCCAGCGCGGTACCCGCCACGGCGGGCGGGACGGGCGGCTGGCGGGTACCCAGCACGATCGCGCCGACGAGCACGAGCACGGGCACCAGAGCGGCGAGGGCCGCGACCGCCGGCCGTCGCACGCGCAGCGTCAGGGCGAGGGCGGCCGCGGTGCCGACGAGCGCCAGCAGGTAGGCCGCGACGAGCAGCGTGCCGCCGGCGCCCACCGGGGGCTGCAGCGTGAGCACCTGCTTCCAGGTCGACGCGGCGCCCCGGGCGAGCGCCAGCACCGTCGTCGGCGTGGGCACGACCCCGCCGACCGTCGTCGTCGGGGCCGCCAGGGCGCCGCCCGCGAGCGCGTACGCACCGACCAGCGCGGCGACCACGACGACCGCGGACCACCGACGCAGGGCACCGACGACCGTCACCGTCGCACCCAGGACGACCCCGCCGACGAGCGCCGGGAGCACCGCGGACGAGCCGTAGGCCGGCAGCAGGGGCGTCAGGGCGAGGGCGGTCGCGACGGTCAGCACGAGCACGTCGCGGACGGCGTCGGCGGGCTCCCGGACCCCGATCCGCTGCCCGGGCCTCATCGCGGTCCTCCGTGGCGGCTCATCCGACCACCCGACGCAGCGCGCGCGGCAGGTCGGCGAGCTCGCCCACGGTGGCCAGCGTCAGCGTGCCCTGGGTGCGCACGGCGACCTCCTGGCCCAGGGCGCACCGCACGACGACCGCGCGGGTTCCCGCCGGCAGTGCGCGGGCCCCGAGCCGCAGTTCGGCGTCCGTGGGCGTCCCGCCGGTGACGAGGAACGCGACGGAGGCGTCGGGCGTCTCGCGCACGACCCGCCGGCCGAGCAGCACGGCACCGGCCCCGGCCGGCGACCACGACAGCCGCGAGCAGTCGTCGAGCAGCAACGGCGGGGTGGCGGTGCGCAGCCGTCCCGGGCCGGCGAGCACCTCGACGTCACGCTCGTCGCGGATCGCCTGCACGGCGATCGACGCGGCCACCGAGACCGCGAGCTCGAGCTCGTCGGGGTGCGCGTAGTCGGTGGTCGCCGTCGCCAGCGCGATCGACGTCAGCGTGCGGCGGGTGTCCTCGAACTGCTTGACCATGAGCGCGCCGCGACGGGCGGTGGTGCGCCAGTGGATGTAGCGCCGGTCGTCACCGGCCACGTAGTCGCGCAGCGCGTGGAAGTTCAGGTCCGAGTCGGACAGGTCGCGCGTCGCCTGGCCCTCCAGGTCGCGCAGCAGCCCCGCGTTGGCCCCGC
This region includes:
- a CDS encoding transglutaminase-like domain-containing protein gives rise to the protein MRPGQRIGVREPADAVRDVLVLTVATALALTPLLPAYGSSAVLPALVGGVVLGATVTVVGALRRWSAVVVVAALVGAYALAGGALAAPTTTVGGVVPTPTTVLALARGAASTWKQVLTLQPPVGAGGTLLVAAYLLALVGTAAALALTLRVRRPAVAALAALVPVLVLVGAIVLGTRQPPVPPAVAGTALAVLGLTWASWRTGRWRPRRVVATGALAAVALTGGLLGGPLVVADEPRVVVRDEIVPPFDPRDYPSPLAAFRRLVKLDETVLLTVDGLPEGARVRLATFDRYDGVVFNVAGDGTAQASGEFRRVGDRIEVPVDGERARVEVTVGALQGVWLPTVGYAAAIDLGRATGDLRYNDATGGAVVTSGLREGMTYALDVVVPPVPGADDIGDAGAGPVVQPASRDVQAVSVAATDIARDAGTAVQITEAIAVHLAEQGYFSHGITDAGDHPSLSGHGAARLADLVAGDLMVGDGEQYAAAAALMIHEMGLPARVVLGFVPGSGDDDGEGVAPTDEDGAVEIRGRDVQAWVEVAFAGHGWVPFDVTPPRSRTPEQEQEETDTDPQPQVVQPPALPPDRVTPPDDDTEQPQTEDPAQDDSGLAVWLRVAAWVGIGLGGVLLLLSPVLVVLALKWRRRRRRRRAADPVRRVAGGWDEVVDAARDMGGAPPPAATRREAARAWALSLMAGHPAVAARVEALARRADRAVFAAGTPERSEIEAYWADVDAAVAELRRTLPWRGRVRSQASLASLRAAGGRQSRGPRTPRGVDGRPAEVPAGGRGAGGRASAPPGTTRRATRHGRSRRTRRARGER
- a CDS encoding DUF58 domain-containing protein, which translates into the protein MGLRVAPLGWGVTVLALGALVAGRLLGWGELAAVGVALLGVVVASLLMTVGRTRYAVVLDLADNRVRIGQRAVGRVDVRNAARRRSLPSQVDLPVGERVVELAVPSLPPGGAHDDLFAVPTDRRAVIVVGPVVSRRGDPLGLLQRRLRWTEPAELFVHPEVVALGGANAGLLRDLEGQATRDLSDSDLNFHALRDYVAGDDRRYIHWRTTARRGALMVKQFEDTRRTLTSIALATATTDYAHPDELELAVSVAASIAVQAIRDERDVEVLAGPGRLRTATPPLLLDDCSRLSWSPAGAGAVLLGRRVVRETPDASVAFLVTGGTPTDAELRLGARALPAGTRAVVVRCALGQEVAVRTQGTLTLATVGELADLPRALRRVVG